One window of the Bradyrhizobium sp. NP1 genome contains the following:
- the fusA gene encoding elongation factor G, translating into MPRQHAIEDYRNFGIMAHIDAGKTTTTERILYYTGKSHKIGEVHEGAATMDWMEQEQERGITITSAATTAFWNGKRLNIIDTPGHVDFTIEVERSLRVLDGAVCVLDSNQGVEPQTETVWRQGDKYKVPRIVFANKMDKTGADFFKCLSDIVDRLGAKPIAIQLPIGAENNFKGLVDLVKMKGIIWNDESLGAKFDYVDIPADLVDQAKEYREKMVEAAVELDDDAMAAYLDGNEPDEATLKRLIRKAVLTGAFYPVLCGSAFKNKGVQPLLDAVVDYLPSPVDVPAIKGTDEDGNEVVRRADDKEPLALLAFKIMDDPFVGTITFCRIYSGILQSGTGVINSTRDRKERIGRMLLMHANNREDIKEAYAGDIVALAGLKEARTGDTLCDPNHPVILEKMEFPEPVIEIAIEPKSKADQEKLGVALAKLAAEDPSFRVSTDQESGQTILKGMGELHLDIKVDILKRTYKVDANIGAPQVAFRERVTRRVEHSYTHKKQTGGTGQFAAVTIIVEPNEPGKGYEFESKIVGGAVPKEYIPGVEKGVESVLSSGVVAGFPVVDVKVQLIDGKYHDVDSSALAFEIATRACFREALQMGKSVLLEPIMKVEVVTPEDYTGSVIGDLNSRRGQIQGQDMRGNANVINAMVPLMNMFGYVNNLRSMSQGRATFTMQFDHYAEAPANVSAEVQKKFA; encoded by the coding sequence ATGCCCCGCCAACATGCCATCGAGGACTACCGCAACTTCGGTATCATGGCGCATATCGACGCCGGCAAGACCACGACCACCGAGCGCATCCTCTATTACACCGGCAAGAGCCACAAGATCGGCGAAGTGCACGAAGGTGCCGCGACGATGGACTGGATGGAGCAGGAGCAGGAGCGTGGCATCACGATCACCTCGGCTGCGACCACCGCCTTCTGGAACGGCAAGCGCCTGAACATCATCGACACCCCCGGCCACGTCGACTTCACCATCGAGGTCGAGCGTTCGCTGCGCGTGCTCGACGGCGCCGTGTGCGTGCTCGATTCCAACCAGGGCGTCGAGCCGCAGACCGAAACGGTGTGGCGCCAGGGCGACAAGTACAAGGTTCCGCGCATCGTCTTCGCCAACAAGATGGACAAGACCGGCGCCGACTTCTTCAAGTGCCTGTCCGACATCGTCGACCGCCTCGGCGCCAAGCCGATCGCGATCCAGCTGCCGATCGGCGCCGAGAACAACTTCAAGGGTCTCGTCGACCTCGTGAAGATGAAGGGCATCATCTGGAACGACGAATCGCTCGGCGCGAAGTTCGACTATGTCGACATTCCCGCTGATCTCGTCGACCAGGCCAAGGAATACCGCGAGAAGATGGTGGAAGCCGCCGTCGAGCTCGATGACGACGCCATGGCCGCCTATCTGGACGGCAACGAACCGGACGAGGCGACGCTGAAGCGGCTGATCCGCAAGGCGGTGCTGACGGGCGCCTTCTATCCGGTGCTGTGCGGCTCGGCGTTCAAGAACAAGGGCGTGCAGCCGCTGCTCGACGCCGTCGTCGACTATCTGCCGTCGCCGGTCGACGTGCCCGCGATCAAGGGCACCGACGAGGACGGCAACGAGGTCGTGCGTAGGGCCGACGACAAGGAGCCGCTCGCGCTGCTCGCGTTCAAGATCATGGACGACCCCTTTGTCGGCACCATCACCTTCTGCCGCATCTATTCCGGCATCCTGCAGAGCGGCACCGGCGTCATCAACTCGACGCGCGACCGCAAGGAGCGGATCGGGCGCATGCTGCTGATGCATGCCAACAACCGCGAGGACATCAAGGAAGCCTATGCCGGCGACATCGTCGCGCTGGCGGGCCTCAAGGAAGCGCGCACCGGCGACACGCTGTGCGATCCCAACCATCCGGTGATCCTGGAAAAGATGGAATTCCCGGAGCCGGTGATCGAGATCGCGATCGAGCCCAAGTCGAAGGCCGACCAGGAGAAGCTCGGTGTCGCGCTGGCGAAGCTTGCCGCGGAGGATCCGTCGTTCCGCGTGTCGACCGATCAGGAGTCCGGCCAGACCATCCTCAAGGGCATGGGCGAACTCCATCTCGACATCAAGGTCGACATCCTCAAGCGCACCTACAAGGTCGACGCCAACATCGGCGCGCCGCAGGTGGCGTTCCGCGAGCGCGTGACCAGGCGGGTGGAGCACAGCTACACCCACAAGAAGCAGACCGGCGGTACCGGTCAGTTCGCTGCGGTCACGATCATCGTCGAGCCGAATGAGCCCGGCAAGGGCTACGAGTTCGAATCGAAGATCGTCGGCGGCGCGGTGCCGAAGGAGTACATCCCTGGCGTCGAGAAGGGCGTGGAGAGCGTGTTGAGCTCGGGCGTGGTCGCCGGCTTCCCGGTGGTGGACGTCAAGGTGCAGCTCATCGACGGCAAGTACCACGACGTCGACTCCTCGGCGCTCGCCTTCGAAATCGCCACGCGGGCCTGCTTCCGCGAGGCGCTGCAGATGGGCAAGTCGGTGCTGCTCGAGCCGATCATGAAGGTCGAGGTGGTGACGCCGGAAGACTACACCGGCTCGGTCATCGGCGACCTCAACTCGCGGCGCGGTCAGATCCAGGGTCAGGACATGCGCGGCAACGCCAACGTGATCAACGCGATGGTGCCGCTCATGAACATGTTCGGTTACGTGAACAACCTGCGCTCGATGAGCCAGGGTCGCGCGACCTTCACCATGCAGTTCGATCACTACGCAGAAGCGCCGGCCAACGTGTCGGCAGAAGTCCAAAAGAAGTTTGCCTGA
- the rpsG gene encoding 30S ribosomal protein S7 has product MSRRHSAEKREVLPDPKFGNIVITKFMNSVMYAGKKSVAENIVYGALGMIEAKTKQNPLGVFEQALENVMPTIEVRSRRVGGATYQVPVEVRTVRRQALGIRWLIAAARERNEKTMTERLSAELLDASNNRGNAVKKREDVHRMAEANRAFSHYRW; this is encoded by the coding sequence ATGTCGCGTCGCCATTCTGCCGAAAAGCGTGAAGTGCTCCCGGATCCGAAGTTCGGGAACATCGTCATTACGAAGTTCATGAATTCGGTGATGTATGCCGGGAAGAAGTCGGTTGCCGAGAACATCGTCTACGGCGCGCTCGGCATGATCGAAGCCAAGACCAAGCAGAACCCGCTCGGCGTGTTCGAGCAGGCGCTGGAAAACGTGATGCCGACCATCGAGGTGCGCTCCCGCCGCGTCGGCGGCGCCACCTACCAGGTGCCGGTCGAGGTCCGCACGGTGCGGCGCCAGGCGCTCGGCATCCGCTGGCTCATCGCGGCCGCGCGCGAGCGCAACGAAAAGACCATGACGGAGCGGCTCTCGGCGGAGCTGCTCGACGCGTCGAACAACAGGGGGAACGCCGTCAAGAAGCGTGAAGACGTGCACCGGATGGCGGAAGCCAACCGCGCCTTCTCGCATTATCGCTGGTGA
- the rplD gene encoding 50S ribosomal protein L4 — protein MELKVTTLDGKAAGSVQLSDEIFGLEPRADIIARCVQWQLNKRQAGTHKAKGRAEIWRTGKKMYKQKGTGGARHGSARVPQFRGGGRAFGPVVRSHATGLPKKVRALALRHALSAKAKDGGLLVIDNAEIKEAKTKALAGHFSGLGLTNALIIDGAELNNGFAAAARNIPNIDVLPIQGINVYDILRRQKLVLTKAAIDALEARFK, from the coding sequence ATGGAACTGAAAGTCACCACCCTCGACGGCAAGGCCGCCGGCTCCGTGCAGCTCTCGGACGAGATCTTCGGCCTTGAGCCGCGCGCCGACATCATCGCGCGCTGCGTGCAGTGGCAGCTCAACAAGCGCCAGGCCGGCACCCACAAGGCCAAGGGCCGCGCCGAGATCTGGCGCACCGGCAAGAAGATGTACAAGCAGAAGGGCACCGGCGGCGCCCGTCACGGCTCGGCTCGCGTGCCGCAGTTCCGCGGCGGCGGTCGTGCCTTCGGGCCCGTGGTGCGTTCGCATGCTACCGGCCTGCCGAAGAAGGTGCGCGCGCTTGCGCTGAGGCATGCGCTGTCGGCCAAGGCCAAGGATGGCGGCCTGCTCGTGATCGACAACGCGGAAATCAAGGAAGCCAAGACCAAGGCGCTGGCCGGCCACTTCTCGGGGCTCGGCCTGACCAACGCCCTGATCATCGACGGCGCCGAGCTCAACAACGGTTTTGCGGCCGCGGCCCGCAACATCCCCAACATCGACGTGCTGCCGATCCAGGGCATCAACGTCTACGACATCCTGCGTCGCCAGAAGTTGGTGCTGACCAAGGCGGC
- the rpsL gene encoding 30S ribosomal protein S12, giving the protein MPTINQLIAAPRTVQKSRKKVPALQQSPQKRGVCTRVYTTTPKKPNSALRKVAKVRLTNGFEVIGYIPGEGHNLQEHSVVMIRGGRVKDLPGVRYHILRGVLDTQGVKNRKQRRSKYGAKRPK; this is encoded by the coding sequence ATGCCGACGATCAACCAGCTGATCGCAGCGCCGCGTACGGTGCAGAAGTCGCGCAAGAAGGTGCCGGCGTTGCAGCAGTCGCCGCAGAAGCGCGGCGTGTGCACGCGCGTCTACACCACGACCCCGAAGAAGCCGAACTCGGCGCTCCGGAAAGTGGCCAAGGTGCGCCTGACCAACGGCTTCGAGGTGATCGGCTACATTCCGGGTGAGGGCCATAACCTGCAGGAGCACTCGGTGGTGATGATCCGCGGCGGTCGCGTCAAGGACCTGCCCGGCGTGCGCTACCACATCCTCCGCGGCGTGCTGGACACCCAGGGCGTCAAGAACCGCAAGCAGCGCCGTTCGAAGTACGGCGCCAAGCGTCCGAAATAA
- a CDS encoding FAD-dependent monooxygenase codes for MRYTDIAIVGGGLAGATAAAMLGRADIPAILIDPHRAYPPDFRVEKLSGGVQVERFRRTGLAEAVLPKTSLDGANWIARFGYLLDKVPSQQFGMLYDDLVNTIRAEIPDSVDRVWAKAVAIATSPDRQTVSLSDGSAISARLVVLANGLNVGLRQTLGIRRQVVSDCHSISIGFNMVPVGRASFAFPAMTYFSERPSDRIPYISLFPVGGRMRANLFTYRAIDDPWLRELRHAPAATLRAALPRLARLTGAFEIDGELKVRPADLTVNEGYRQPGIVLVGDAFQTTCPVTGTGTDKVFTDVERLCNVHIPAWLASDGMDEAKIAAYYDDPVKQACDAWAWAKAHHFRSVSIDHGLYWALQRWARFFNWSARGMLRRIGRQMDTKFDDHSSSSSSSSSSSLSSSA; via the coding sequence ATGAGATACACGGACATTGCGATCGTCGGAGGGGGCCTCGCCGGCGCGACGGCCGCCGCGATGCTGGGCCGCGCCGATATCCCGGCGATTCTCATCGATCCGCATCGTGCCTACCCTCCCGATTTCCGAGTCGAGAAGCTGAGCGGCGGCGTGCAGGTCGAACGCTTCCGTCGCACCGGGCTCGCGGAAGCCGTGCTGCCGAAGACGAGCCTCGATGGCGCGAACTGGATCGCGCGCTTCGGCTATTTGCTCGACAAGGTGCCGAGCCAGCAGTTCGGCATGCTCTACGACGATCTCGTCAACACGATCCGGGCCGAGATTCCCGATTCGGTCGACCGCGTCTGGGCCAAGGCGGTGGCGATTGCGACGAGCCCTGACCGCCAGACCGTCTCGCTCTCGGATGGCAGCGCTATTTCCGCACGCCTCGTCGTGCTCGCCAACGGGCTGAATGTGGGGCTGCGCCAGACGCTCGGAATCAGGCGGCAGGTCGTCAGCGACTGCCACTCGATCTCGATCGGCTTCAACATGGTGCCGGTCGGCCGTGCATCCTTTGCTTTCCCGGCGATGACCTATTTCTCGGAGCGGCCGAGCGACCGCATTCCCTACATCTCGCTGTTTCCGGTCGGCGGCCGGATGCGGGCCAACCTGTTCACCTATCGCGCAATCGACGATCCCTGGCTGCGCGAGTTGCGGCACGCGCCGGCTGCGACCCTGCGCGCCGCACTGCCGCGGCTTGCGCGGCTGACCGGCGCGTTCGAGATCGATGGCGAGCTCAAGGTCCGGCCGGCCGATCTCACCGTGAACGAAGGCTACCGGCAGCCGGGAATCGTGCTGGTGGGCGACGCCTTCCAGACCACCTGCCCCGTCACCGGGACCGGCACCGACAAGGTGTTCACGGACGTCGAGCGGCTCTGCAACGTCCATATCCCGGCCTGGCTCGCCTCCGACGGCATGGATGAGGCCAAGATCGCCGCCTACTACGACGATCCGGTCAAGCAGGCCTGCGACGCCTGGGCATGGGCGAAAGCCCACCACTTCCGATCGGTGTCGATCGACCACGGCCTCTACTGGGCCCTGCAGCGCTGGGCGCGCTTCTTCAACTGGTCCGCGCGCGGCATGTTGCGGCGGATCGGCCGCCAGATGGATACGAAGTTCGACGATCACTCCTCGTCGTCGTCGTCCTCGTCTTCATCCTCATTGTCGTCGTCCGCCTGA
- the tuf gene encoding elongation factor Tu, with amino-acid sequence MAKAKFERTKPHCNIGTIGHVDHGKTSLTAAITKVLAETGGATFTAYDQIDKAPEEKARGITISTAHVEYETSKRHYAHVDCPGHADYVKNMITGAAQMDGAILVVSAADGPMPQTREHILLAKQVGVPAMVVFLNKCDMVDDPELLELVELEVRELLSKYDFPGDKIPIIKGSALAALEDKDKKLGHDAILELMRNVDEYIPQPERPIDQPFLMPVEDVFSISGRGTVVTGRVERGIIKVGDEIEIVGLRPTQKTTVTGVEMFRKLLDQGQAGDNIGALLRGTKREEVERGQVLCKPGSVKPHTKFKAEAYILTKEEGGRHTPFFTNYRPQFYFRTTDVTGVVHLPEGTEMVMPGDNIAMEVHLIVPIAMEEKLRFAIREGGRTVGAGVVAAIIE; translated from the coding sequence ATGGCCAAAGCAAAGTTTGAACGTACCAAACCGCACTGCAACATCGGAACGATCGGTCACGTCGACCATGGCAAGACGTCGCTGACGGCGGCGATCACCAAGGTGCTGGCGGAAACCGGCGGTGCAACGTTCACGGCATACGACCAGATCGACAAGGCGCCGGAAGAGAAGGCGCGCGGCATCACGATCTCGACCGCGCACGTCGAGTACGAGACGTCGAAGCGCCACTACGCGCACGTCGACTGCCCCGGCCACGCCGACTATGTGAAGAACATGATCACCGGCGCCGCCCAGATGGACGGCGCGATCCTGGTCGTGTCGGCCGCCGACGGCCCGATGCCGCAGACCCGCGAGCACATCCTGCTCGCCAAGCAGGTCGGCGTGCCGGCGATGGTGGTGTTCCTCAACAAGTGCGACATGGTCGACGATCCGGAGCTGCTCGAACTCGTCGAGCTCGAGGTGCGCGAGCTGCTCTCGAAGTACGACTTCCCGGGCGACAAGATCCCGATCATCAAGGGTTCGGCGCTCGCCGCCCTCGAAGACAAGGACAAGAAGCTCGGCCACGACGCCATCCTCGAGCTGATGCGCAATGTCGACGAGTACATCCCGCAGCCGGAGCGTCCGATCGACCAGCCGTTCCTGATGCCGGTGGAAGACGTGTTCTCGATCTCGGGCCGCGGCACCGTGGTGACCGGCCGTGTCGAGCGCGGCATCATCAAGGTCGGCGATGAAATCGAGATCGTCGGTCTGCGTCCGACCCAGAAGACCACCGTCACCGGCGTCGAGATGTTCCGCAAGCTGCTCGACCAGGGCCAGGCGGGCGACAACATCGGAGCGCTGCTCCGCGGCACCAAGCGCGAGGAAGTCGAGCGCGGCCAGGTGCTGTGCAAGCCGGGTTCGGTGAAGCCGCACACCAAGTTCAAGGCCGAGGCTTACATCCTCACCAAGGAGGAGGGCGGTCGTCACACCCCGTTCTTCACCAACTATCGTCCGCAGTTCTACTTCCGCACCACCGACGTGACCGGTGTCGTGCATCTGCCTGAAGGCACCGAGATGGTGATGCCGGGCGACAACATCGCGATGGAAGTGCACCTGATCGTGCCGATCGCGATGGAAGAGAAGCTGCGGTTCGCGATCCGCGAAGGCGGCCGCACCGTCGGTGCCGGCGTCGTCGCCGCGATCATCGAGTAA
- the rpsJ gene encoding 30S ribosomal protein S10 — protein sequence MNGQNIRIRLKAFDHRILDTSTREIVNTAKRTGAQVRGPIPLPTRIEKFTVNRSPHVDKKSREQFEMRTHKRLLDIVDPTPQTVDALMKLDLAAGVDVEIKL from the coding sequence ATGAACGGCCAGAATATTCGCATCCGTCTCAAGGCGTTCGACCATCGAATCCTCGATACGTCGACCCGCGAGATCGTGAATACGGCGAAACGGACCGGTGCGCAGGTGCGCGGACCCATTCCGCTGCCGACCCGCATCGAGAAGTTCACCGTCAACCGTTCGCCGCACGTCGACAAGAAGAGCCGCGAGCAGTTCGAGATGCGCACCCACAAGCGCCTTCTCGACATCGTCGATCCGACGCCGCAGACGGTCGACGCCCTCATGAAGCTCGATCTGGCCGCCGGCGTCGACGTCGAGATCAAGCTCTGA
- a CDS encoding ABC transporter ATP-binding protein — translation MAPKPPPSPDNKTSTDEPVLEADEKRMGKATPPAGPPVSDRPAAAAPSDEDDEDDEDELELEDDDEDEDLVVFTAREAAGALATIYGFVKPHLKNYKRLLAFVGIGVIIETLFNVFMPLSLKFLIDDALGEEDFEALYKILGVLAVAGIFTSIVAVWYERWDARLAAGLIADVRTRLFEHVQNLPASYFARTRRGEILSRFSVDLSAFEGAIKSFANSAALPFLELIAGIILMLFLNWQLAAIALLVFPITLIGPRILTPKAVQANYEQKLNESSLLGMVQENVAAQAVIKAFSLQRKTLGWFTLRNDEARRKFASAAFLSTMVERTVTISVLLLHLVVLAIGAYLATKGQITIGTFVTFESAFWEVSYNIAHVMHFIPITIQSAAAVRHIQEMLDEPTRGADRPGAPDLPRISNDITFDRVTFQYEGGQEPVLDNFSLKLNVGKTVAIVGPSGSGKSTLLNLILRLYVPDEGRVAIDGVDIRRVTRQSLRRSMAVVFQENMLFNMSIKENIRLGKEGATDEEVIAAARKAEIHRYIMSLPQKYDTPVGERGDTLSGGQRQRIAIARAIIRNPSVLLLDEATSALDQTTEAAINRTLLNVAKGRTMIWSTHRLTSVVDMDEIVVISGGKAIERGSHAELLARNGVYRRLWDDQTHKSHHADQADDDNEDEDEDDDDEE, via the coding sequence ATGGCGCCCAAGCCTCCTCCATCGCCGGATAACAAGACCTCCACGGATGAACCCGTACTGGAGGCCGATGAGAAGCGGATGGGGAAGGCGACGCCCCCCGCCGGTCCGCCGGTCTCGGACCGGCCCGCGGCGGCAGCTCCGTCCGACGAGGATGACGAGGACGATGAGGACGAGCTTGAGCTCGAGGACGACGATGAGGACGAGGACCTCGTCGTCTTTACCGCCCGCGAGGCGGCCGGCGCGCTCGCCACGATCTACGGCTTCGTCAAGCCGCACTTAAAGAACTACAAGCGGCTGCTGGCCTTCGTCGGGATTGGCGTCATCATCGAGACGCTGTTCAACGTCTTCATGCCGCTCAGCCTCAAATTCCTGATCGACGACGCGCTCGGCGAGGAGGACTTCGAGGCGCTGTACAAGATCCTCGGCGTGCTGGCGGTGGCTGGCATCTTCACCTCGATCGTCGCGGTCTGGTACGAGCGCTGGGACGCAAGACTTGCAGCCGGCCTGATCGCCGACGTCCGCACCCGCCTGTTCGAGCATGTGCAGAACCTGCCGGCGTCCTATTTCGCGCGCACCCGGCGGGGCGAGATCCTGTCGCGCTTCTCGGTCGACCTGTCCGCCTTCGAAGGCGCGATCAAGAGCTTCGCTAACAGCGCGGCGCTGCCGTTCCTGGAGCTGATCGCCGGCATCATCCTGATGCTGTTCCTGAACTGGCAGCTCGCGGCGATCGCGCTGCTGGTGTTCCCGATCACGCTGATCGGTCCGCGCATCCTCACGCCCAAGGCGGTGCAGGCCAATTACGAGCAGAAGCTCAACGAATCCTCGCTGCTCGGCATGGTGCAGGAGAACGTCGCCGCCCAGGCGGTGATCAAGGCGTTCAGCCTGCAGCGCAAGACGCTCGGCTGGTTCACCCTGCGCAACGACGAGGCACGGCGCAAATTCGCCTCCGCCGCCTTTCTCTCGACCATGGTCGAGCGCACCGTGACCATCTCGGTGCTGCTGTTGCACCTCGTGGTGCTCGCGATCGGCGCCTATCTTGCGACCAAGGGGCAGATCACCATCGGCACTTTCGTGACCTTCGAAAGCGCGTTCTGGGAGGTGTCCTACAACATCGCCCATGTGATGCATTTCATCCCGATCACGATCCAGTCGGCCGCCGCCGTCCGCCATATCCAGGAGATGCTGGACGAGCCGACCCGCGGCGCCGACCGTCCCGGCGCGCCCGACTTGCCGCGGATCAGCAACGACATCACCTTCGACCGCGTCACCTTCCAGTACGAAGGTGGCCAGGAGCCGGTGCTGGACAATTTCAGCCTCAAGCTCAACGTCGGCAAGACGGTCGCGATCGTCGGTCCCAGCGGCTCCGGCAAGAGCACGCTGCTCAACCTGATCCTGCGCCTCTACGTGCCGGACGAGGGGCGCGTGGCCATCGACGGCGTCGACATCCGCCGCGTCACCCGCCAGTCGCTGCGCCGCAGCATGGCGGTCGTGTTCCAGGAGAACATGCTGTTCAACATGTCGATCAAGGAGAACATCCGGCTCGGCAAGGAGGGCGCGACCGACGAGGAGGTGATCGCGGCCGCGCGCAAGGCCGAGATCCACCGCTACATCATGAGCCTGCCGCAGAAATACGACACCCCGGTCGGCGAGCGCGGCGACACGCTGTCGGGCGGCCAGCGCCAGCGCATCGCGATCGCCCGCGCCATCATCCGCAACCCTTCCGTGCTGCTGCTCGACGAGGCGACGTCGGCGCTCGACCAGACCACGGAGGCGGCGATCAATCGCACGCTGCTCAACGTCGCCAAGGGCCGCACCATGATCTGGTCGACCCACCGGCTGACCTCGGTGGTGGACATGGACGAGATCGTGGTGATTTCAGGCGGCAAGGCGATCGAGCGCGGCTCGCACGCCGAGCTGCTCGCCAGGAACGGCGTCTACCGCAGGCTCTGGGACGACCAGACCCACAAGTCGCACCATGCCGATCAGGCGGACGACGACAATGAGGATGAAGACGAGGACGACGACGACGAGGAGTGA
- the rplC gene encoding 50S ribosomal protein L3, whose product MRSGVIAQKVGMTRVFTEAGEHIPVTVLKLGNCQVLGHRTKDKNGYVALQLGAGARKTVYMPKAERGQFAVAKAEPKRKVAEFRVSEDALIPIGAEIQADHFVVGQFVDVTGTSIGKGFAGGMKRWNFGGLRATHGVSISHRSIGSTGGRQDPGKTWKNKKMPGHMGVDRITTLNLRVVQTDVERGLILVEGAVPGSKGGWISVRDAVKKPLPKDAPKPGKFKVAGGEQAAEAPAEQEGA is encoded by the coding sequence ATGCGCTCCGGAGTGATCGCACAAAAGGTCGGGATGACGCGGGTCTTTACGGAGGCCGGCGAGCATATCCCCGTGACCGTGCTGAAGCTGGGCAACTGCCAGGTGCTGGGCCACCGCACCAAGGACAAGAACGGCTACGTCGCGCTGCAGCTCGGCGCCGGCGCCCGCAAGACCGTCTACATGCCGAAGGCCGAGCGCGGCCAGTTCGCCGTCGCCAAGGCCGAACCCAAGCGCAAGGTCGCGGAATTCCGCGTTTCCGAGGATGCGCTGATCCCGATCGGCGCCGAGATCCAGGCCGACCATTTCGTCGTCGGCCAGTTCGTCGACGTCACCGGCACCTCGATCGGCAAGGGCTTTGCCGGCGGCATGAAGCGCTGGAATTTCGGCGGCCTGCGCGCCACCCACGGCGTGTCGATCTCGCACCGCTCGATCGGTTCGACCGGTGGCCGCCAGGACCCCGGCAAGACCTGGAAGAACAAGAAGATGCCCGGTCACATGGGTGTCGACCGCATCACCACGCTCAATCTGCGCGTGGTCCAGACCGACGTCGAGCGCGGCCTGATCCTGGTCGAGGGCGCGGTCCCCGGCTCGAAGGGCGGCTGGATTTCGGTGCGCGATGCGGTGAAGAAGCCGCTGCCGAAGGACGCGCCGAAGCCCGGCAAGTTCAAGGTTGCGGGCGGCGAGCAGGCTGCCGAGGCGCCGGCCGAGCAGGAGGGCGCGTGA